The Mycolicibacterium fluoranthenivorans genomic interval TCGTCATTCGACCCCACCGTGGGGATTCCGCACAGCGCATTGACCACGGCCGCGGAGACCGACCGGGTCGCCCTCGGACGTCGGTTTCCCGTCACCCACCATCAGGAGCAGCGCGACGAAGTGCCCGAAGACCATTCCCGGATCGTCGTGCTGTCCACCTACGACGACACCCACCTGGATCTGCTCGGCTGCGGCGAGGCACTGTCTGCGGCGCTCCTGTCGGCAACGATGATCGGGCTGGCCACGTGCACGCTGACCCACCTCACCGAGGTGGCGGCCGCCGCCACGACGGTCCGTTCACTGACAGGTCACGAGTTCCCTCAAGTGCTGATCAGGATGGGCCGAACTCCGGCCGGCGAGCCTGTGCCCCCACCGACTCCGCGACGGCCGCTCGCCGAAGTCCTGACCATCAACGATTGAGCTCGTACTCATATGAGAGGAAAACCCATGAGTCACAAGCATTCCAAGAAGCATCTCGATCACCTGACCGTGAAGATCACCGTCGACGAGGTCGACAACGGCACCAATGCCACCGCGAGATTGACCTGGGAGGATGGGGAGTTGATCGGGAAGGGCCGCACGACACTCGACCCGGATGACCACTTCCCCGAACAGGTCGGGGAGAACCTCGCCATCGCCCGGGCATTGTCGGATATCGCAGAAAAACTCTACGCCGCCACCGCCTCGGATATCGAGTCGGTGACCGGTGAGCGCGTATCGGTCCGCTGATCGGTGCGGAGACAACCACCATGAGCACACGATGGCCGTCACGACCGGTGGTCGTCGGAGTGGACGGATCGCATGCGGCGGTAGCAGCAGCCCTCTGGGCAGTCAATGAGGCGCTGCGACACGACGTTCCGCTTCGTCTGATGTGCGTCGTCGACGGTGACGACGATACCGACTCTGCTGCCCATGATCTGGCGAGCGCCGAGATCGCGGTACGCGAGTGCATCGTGGCAGTCGAGGCGGGCCGGACACCGGTCAAGATCGAAACGGAGATCCGGCAGGGCGACCCGACCGAGGTGCTCATCGAGGCTTCCACCTCGGCACTCATGTTGTGCGTCGGGGCGACCGGCCAGGAGCACACGCCCGGAGTGGCCCTGGGCGCCCGGATCGGCGAATTGACCAGCGCGGCGCACTGTCCGGTTGCCGTCATCCGCCCCGACAGCGCCGCACTCGACGCATCAGCAGTGGTCGCCGAGATCGATGACTCGTGCGATATCGCCGCAGTTCTGGAACACGGGGTCGCGGAAGCGCGGGGCAGGCACGCCACCCTGTCCATCGTGGCGACCTGGCAGCCGCGATTCACCGACATTCACGACACCCAGGCCCGGGCGGCCGGCAACCGTCGCACCCGTGCCGGGCTCGAGCGCAAACTTGACTGGCTACGGCGTAAACACCCCGATCTGACCATCAAGATGGCTGCAGCGCAGGGCAGTACGACCACTTACCTGCGCCGGCACGCCGCATCGGTTGATCTGCTCGTCGTGGGCCGCACCCGGCGCGGTGGTCTGTGCGACCTGATCGGGTCGCCTGGGCATGCTGCCCTGATCGACACCATGTGTTCGGTTCTGGTCTGTCCACCCCGGGCGGCATGGTGACCACCACCCGCCCTACTCCCTCCCCCACCCGCCCGGCGGCCGTCACGGTCGGCGCCATGGGGCATGACTTATCCCGGGCAGAGCTCGATGACGCAGAAGTGGTGCGCGTCTTCCTCGTCGACGACCACGAACTGGTGCGGCGCGGGCTCATCGACTTGCTCGGCGCCGATCCGGAACTTCGGGTCGTCGGCGAGGCAGGTTCGGTGGCAGAGGCGCTGGCGTCGATTCCCGCGCTACAGCCCGACGTGGCCGTGCTCGACGTGCGCCTGCCGGATGGCAACGGTATCGAACTGTGCCGAGACCTGCTGTCCCGACAGCCCGGTTTGAGTTGCCTGATGCTGACATCGTTCACCTCGGACCAGGCGATGCTGGATGCGATCCTCGCCGGCGCCAGTGGTTACGTCCTCAAGGACATCAAGGGAATGGAACTGGCGCGGGCGATCAAAGAGGTCGGGTCCGGCCGCTCGCTGCTGGACAACCGCGCGACGGGTGCGCTGATGACCAGGTTACGGGGAGCCGCCGGCCAGTCCGATCCCCTGTCCGCCCTCAGCGATCAGGAACGGACTCTGCTGGACCTGCTCGGGGAAGGTCTCAGCAACAAGCAGATCGCCGCCAGGATGTTCCTCGCCGAGAAGACCGTGAAGAACTACGTCTCACGACTGCTCACCAAACTGGGAATGGAACGTCGTACTCAGGCAGCAGTATTCATCTCCACGCTGAAGCGACCGCGGCATCTGGAGCCCTGACGGGAGTTCCGGTGGTCACGGAGTGCCCGGCAGCCGATCCATATCGCGCGCGGTGACACTCTCCAGCCGGTTGGCCAGATCGGCCAACGCACGCGCGGCCGCCAGTTCGTCACCGACTTCCGCGAGACTCCGGTCGCCCGACCGCAACCGGGTGAACCCGACTCCGGCGGTCGTGCGCCCTCGCCAACTCAGTCGGGCCTCGGCTCTGGTGTACCCGCCGTGCCGATCGAAGACCAGTTCCACAGTCCTCGGCATGGATTCGTCATCGCTGCCCGTACGCGGCGTGCCGGCGTCTGGTCGGTTCATGGCCCCATCCGACTACATCGACGCCGCGGTGAGCTAGGGGCGGAAGTCACGACTTCGGTCCGACTTCGGGCCTCGGGGCGATCTCCTTGGTAACGAAGGACCAGTGGCCCTATCTGCGGCTTGCCCACACGAGCATGGTGGGACCATGAAGATCGACGTGACGCGGGTGGCGGCCCTGGCGGTAGTGCTCTACGGGGCGAAGCGCTACTGGCGGAACTGGGGCACCACCAAGGACGAATGTGCGATGAATCTGCCCGGCGATGAACTGTTGCGGGAACCCCTGGTCAAGACCACCGAGGGGGTGTGGATCGACCTGCCCGTCGAGCAGGTGTGGCCCTGGGTGCTACAGCTCGGTCAGGACCGCGGCGGCTGCTACACCTACGACACCGTCGAGAACGCCTGTGGACTCGACCATCACAGCGCTGATCGCATCCATGCCGAATGGCAGGACCTCAGCGCCGGTGACACGGTCCGGTTCGCCCCACCCGGATGGCTCGGACGACGCGACGGCGTCACGCTGCCGGTGGCGAAGGTGATCCCGCAGGAGGCGATCGTGCTGCACGGGTCACCACCGGCCATCCCGTGGGACATCGTCTGGTCCATCCATCTGATGCCGCGATGGGACGATCGCTGCCGGCTGCTCGTGCGCACCCGGGTAGGGCTGCGGCACCCGGCTGAAGTGGTGGCGTTGAGTCTGGCCGGTCCCCTGCACTCCGCCTTGACCAGGAGAATGTTGTTGGGCATCAAGCACCGAGCGGAGCGGCAACGTCATTCCGCCGTGGTCGAGGCATCCTCGTCGTGACCGTTTCACGGCGGACCGTGGTGGCACGAGTCGGCCGAATCCTGCCCTTCCTCCTTCTCGCCACCACGTTGAGCGCCCTCGGCGGCGGCGCCCTGGCATGGTCCCTGGGGGCACAACACAACGCCGAAATGCTCTGGAACGCTGGAACTCTGATCGCTGTGGTGCCCGCCCTCTGGTGGGTGGCCGCCGCCATGAGGGACCGCCGGTTCGGCGCCGATCTCATCGCCGTTCTGGCGCTCGTCGGTGCATTAGCGGTCGGCGAGCACCTTGCCGGAGCGCTGATCGCCGTCATGCTGGCCACCGGCCGGGCGCTGGATTCCGCGGCCGAGCGCCGTGCGACCCGGGACCTGCGCGCATTATCCGATCGCATGCCGCGAGAGGTGCGACGATACGACACCGACGGGGTCGTGACGGTCCCGGTGGACGCAATTCTGCCCGGCGACCGGCTGATCATCGGTCCGGGTGAGGTCGTGCCGGTGGATGGGCTGATCGCCGCAGAGGCCGCGATACTCGACGAATCTGCGCTGACCGGTGAGTCCGTGTACGCCGAGCGGCGGGCCGGTGATGGGGTACGCAGTGGCGCCGTCAACGCGGGTGCCGCAGTGGAGATCGAGGCGACCGCGACCGCGCAGGACAGCACCTACGCCGAGATAGTACGGCTGGCGCAGGAGGCCGCCGCGCAGAGCGCACCGGTGGTACGCCTCGCCGACCGGTTCGCCGTGTGGTTCCTGCCTCTGACGCTTACCGTCTCCGGTGCGGCGTGGCTGCTCAGCGGTTCGGCCGAACGCGCGGTCGCAGTGCTCGTGGTGGCCACCCCCTGTCCGTTGCTCCTGGCCGCGCCGGTGGCGATCGTCTCCGGGCTGTCCCGGGCCGCCCGACTCGGTGTGATCGTCCGCAGCGGTGGCGCACTGGAGAATCTCGGAAAGGCGACCACGCTGGTCCTGGACAAGACCGGCACGATCACCACCGGCCGGCCCGTCGGGACCGATATCGTGACCGCCCCGGGATGGACGCAGACCGAGGTTCTGCGGCTGGCCGCCTCCGCTGACCGGTTCTCTCCTCATGTCCTCGCCCACGCGATCGTCGACGCCGCTCGCGACCGGCAGATAGCCATCAGTGTGCCCGCCGATGCCGTCGAAGTCGCCGGCATCGGCACGTCGGCCACGGTGGACGGGATGCGTGTGAGGGTGGGAAATCATGAAGTTCCGTCCAGCCCGCCGCAGTGGGCCGGTACCGCGCTCACCCGGGCGACATTCGACGGCGCCGTCATCGCGTGGGTATCAGTCGATGACGGATTGATCGGCGCTGTGCTGCTCAGTGATCCGTTGCGAGTGGACGCGCCGCGCACACTGCGCCGGTTGCGCGCCGCCGGCATCAACCGGATGGTCATGCTCACCGGAGACCGGCCGGCTCCCGCCGAGCACATCGCAGCCATGCTCGGGCTCGATCAGGTACGTGCCGACCAGACCCCGGCCGACAAGGTCGCCGGAGTGCAGGCGGAGCGGGAGAAGGCCGTCACCGCGATGGTCGGCGACGGTGTCAACGACGCGCCCGCACTGGCTGCGGCCGATGTCGGTATCGCACTCAGTGGGTACGGGTCGACGGCGAGTTCCGAGACCGCCGATATCGTCCTGGCGACCGGCCGGATCGATCGGTTGGCCGATGCCATGCTGATCGCTCGCCGTTCCCGGCGCCTCGCCGTGCAGAGCGCGACAGTCGGGATGGGTCTGTCTTTGGTGGCGATGGCCTTCGCCGCGGTCGGCCTTCTCCCGCCCACGATCGGCGCTCTTCTGCAGGAGTTGATCGACCTCACCGTCATTCTCAACGCCCTGCGCGCGTTACGGACTCCAGGAGTGGGCACGCCGGCGCTGGTCGCCGACACCGAGGATCTGCTCCGCAGGTTTGCGGCCGAGCACGACCGGATGCGCGGCGAACTCGGAGCTTTCCGCGCAGCCGCACATCAGCTTTGTGACGGCAACGTCGTGGCCGCATTGCCATTGGTGCAACGTGCCGACACCTTCGTGCAGCACGTACTGCTGCCGCACGAGCACGCCGAGGACCACAACTTGTATCCCGCCCTGGCGACACCGCTGGGCAGCCCGGAAGCCACCGCGACGATGAGCCGCATGCACGCCGAGATCGACAGCCTGGCCCGCCGACTGCACACCCACGTCACCGTCGCCGAAGCCAAGGGCGGGATCGGCGATGCGCAACGCGAGGATCTCCTTGCCTGCCTCTACGGCCTCGACGAGCTGCTGGCCGTGCATTTCGTCGCGGAGGAGGAGAACTACTTCAGCTTGTTGCCCGATGCCGCACCTGAGCGAACTGGCGGCAAATGACCTTCTGCCCTAGTCAGCGTGGACGCAAAGCCTGACGATGGGTGGTATCAGCGGCATCCGACGCACACCGAAGGAGCACCCAGATGTCGACGCTTGCAAAGAAATACGGAATTCTGGTCGCCGTCGACGGCTCCCCCGAGTCCGACGCGGCCGTGTCCTGGGCAGCTCATGAAGCCGCCCTGCGCCACACCGAAGTCACGATCATGCACGTCATTGCTCCGATGATCGTCACGTGGCCCATCACCACGGCCCAACTGGAAATCGCCGAATGGCAGAACGGGGCCTCCCAACAGATCCTCGAACAGGCGGAGAAGACCTTTCACGCCAGCGTCACCGAGTCGAATGCCCCGGCTGTGCGCACGGAATCGGTGCCCTCACCGGTGATCTCGACCCTCATCGACAACTCGGAGGAAGCGGCGATGATGGTGGTCGGAATCCGCGGCGCCGGAAAGCACGGGCGGTTGACGATCGGCTCCGTCAGCAACGCACTGCTCCATCATGCACATTGCCCGGTCGTGGTGGTTCATCCCGAGGACCGGACAGACCCGACCGCACCCGTCGTGGTGGGAATCGATG includes:
- a CDS encoding dsRBD fold-containing protein codes for the protein MSHKHSKKHLDHLTVKITVDEVDNGTNATARLTWEDGELIGKGRTTLDPDDHFPEQVGENLAIARALSDIAEKLYAATASDIESVTGERVSVR
- a CDS encoding universal stress protein translates to MSTRWPSRPVVVGVDGSHAAVAAALWAVNEALRHDVPLRLMCVVDGDDDTDSAAHDLASAEIAVRECIVAVEAGRTPVKIETEIRQGDPTEVLIEASTSALMLCVGATGQEHTPGVALGARIGELTSAAHCPVAVIRPDSAALDASAVVAEIDDSCDIAAVLEHGVAEARGRHATLSIVATWQPRFTDIHDTQARAAGNRRTRAGLERKLDWLRRKHPDLTIKMAAAQGSTTTYLRRHAASVDLLVVGRTRRGGLCDLIGSPGHAALIDTMCSVLVCPPRAAW
- a CDS encoding response regulator, with product MVRVFLVDDHELVRRGLIDLLGADPELRVVGEAGSVAEALASIPALQPDVAVLDVRLPDGNGIELCRDLLSRQPGLSCLMLTSFTSDQAMLDAILAGASGYVLKDIKGMELARAIKEVGSGRSLLDNRATGALMTRLRGAAGQSDPLSALSDQERTLLDLLGEGLSNKQIAARMFLAEKTVKNYVSRLLTKLGMERRTQAAVFISTLKRPRHLEP
- a CDS encoding dsRBD fold-containing protein produces the protein MNRPDAGTPRTGSDDESMPRTVELVFDRHGGYTRAEARLSWRGRTTAGVGFTRLRSGDRSLAEVGDELAAARALADLANRLESVTARDMDRLPGTP
- a CDS encoding SRPBCC family protein, translated to MKIDVTRVAALAVVLYGAKRYWRNWGTTKDECAMNLPGDELLREPLVKTTEGVWIDLPVEQVWPWVLQLGQDRGGCYTYDTVENACGLDHHSADRIHAEWQDLSAGDTVRFAPPGWLGRRDGVTLPVAKVIPQEAIVLHGSPPAIPWDIVWSIHLMPRWDDRCRLLVRTRVGLRHPAEVVALSLAGPLHSALTRRMLLGIKHRAERQRHSAVVEASSS
- a CDS encoding heavy metal translocating P-type ATPase, giving the protein MTVSRRTVVARVGRILPFLLLATTLSALGGGALAWSLGAQHNAEMLWNAGTLIAVVPALWWVAAAMRDRRFGADLIAVLALVGALAVGEHLAGALIAVMLATGRALDSAAERRATRDLRALSDRMPREVRRYDTDGVVTVPVDAILPGDRLIIGPGEVVPVDGLIAAEAAILDESALTGESVYAERRAGDGVRSGAVNAGAAVEIEATATAQDSTYAEIVRLAQEAAAQSAPVVRLADRFAVWFLPLTLTVSGAAWLLSGSAERAVAVLVVATPCPLLLAAPVAIVSGLSRAARLGVIVRSGGALENLGKATTLVLDKTGTITTGRPVGTDIVTAPGWTQTEVLRLAASADRFSPHVLAHAIVDAARDRQIAISVPADAVEVAGIGTSATVDGMRVRVGNHEVPSSPPQWAGTALTRATFDGAVIAWVSVDDGLIGAVLLSDPLRVDAPRTLRRLRAAGINRMVMLTGDRPAPAEHIAAMLGLDQVRADQTPADKVAGVQAEREKAVTAMVGDGVNDAPALAAADVGIALSGYGSTASSETADIVLATGRIDRLADAMLIARRSRRLAVQSATVGMGLSLVAMAFAAVGLLPPTIGALLQELIDLTVILNALRALRTPGVGTPALVADTEDLLRRFAAEHDRMRGELGAFRAAAHQLCDGNVVAALPLVQRADTFVQHVLLPHEHAEDHNLYPALATPLGSPEATATMSRMHAEIDSLARRLHTHVTVAEAKGGIGDAQREDLLACLYGLDELLAVHFVAEEENYFSLLPDAAPERTGGK
- a CDS encoding universal stress protein; the protein is MSTLAKKYGILVAVDGSPESDAAVSWAAHEAALRHTEVTIMHVIAPMIVTWPITTAQLEIAEWQNGASQQILEQAEKTFHASVTESNAPAVRTESVPSPVISTLIDNSEEAAMMVVGIRGAGKHGRLTIGSVSNALLHHAHCPVVVVHPEDRTDPTAPVVVGIDGSPASESATGLAFEEASLRGVDLVAMHAWSDTAVFPAIEMDWYLYEEQAHETLAERLAGWQERYPDVNVHRRLPCDRPAHWLAAESQKAQLVVVGSRGRGGFTGMLLGSVSSTVAQQADAPVIVVRD